A stretch of DNA from Halioglobus japonicus:
GGCGTTTAGTGATGATCCGGCACTGGTAGCGGAACTGGGAGCCGCGGTGACTGCGGGCATTCAGTCGGTTGGGGTTGCCGCATCGCTCAAGCACTTTCCCGGGCACGGCGATACCAGTCAGGACAGTCACACCGGCCTGCCGCGGGTCGACCGAACGTGCGCACAGGCACAGGCTATGGATCTAGCGCCCTTTGCCAGCGTCATCGACACCACTACCCCTGCCATGGTGATGACAGCGCACATTCAGTATCCGGCGCTGGACAACAGCGTGTTGCTCGGCACCGATATTGTGCGCCCAGCCACCCTGTCCCGGACCATTCTCACCGATGTGTTGCGGTATAAGCTGGGTTTTGCCGGGGTGGTGATTACCGATGCGATGGATATGCGCGCTATCAGCGCCATACTGACGCCACAGGCGGCGGTGCTGGAAGCTTTCCGGGCAGGGGTTGATATTGCGCTGATGCCAATGTTGTTGCGCGATGCGCAAAGCCTTGCGGCCATGTTCACCCTCGTGGATGACATCGCAGCCGCAGTCCGTAGCGGTGAGTTGGACGAGCGCGAGCTGCGCGAGTCCGCTGAGCGTGTACTGGCCCTGCGCCATGCCTATCCGATTGCTCCACACAGCGCGGAGCCGGCCGTAATCGGCAGTGCCTCACACCGCAAACTCGAACAGCGCATTGCGGCGAGCAGTATCACCCTATTGCAGGGTGATGGCGTGCTAGGGCCTGAGGTAGGCGCCGTTCATCTGCTGCTGCCGGGTGATTCAACGGCCCGCGCCCTGGCGGCAGCGCTACAGGCGGCGAATCCCGATCTGGCGATCAGCTGGCAGTCGCTTGAGAACTTCGACCTCGATGCCGAGCGCCGCCAACTAGCCGCCTGCGATGCCTATGTGGTGGGTGTGAGCGAACCTGCCATCAGCGCGGTCGTCGCCGGCGGTGCTGAAGATTTGCCAAACCTACCAGACCTGCAGTCGGCCACCGTTGTTAAAGCCTTGCTGGCCGGGGCACAGGACAAGCAGCGTATTGTCGCCATGCTGTACTCGCCCTACAGGGCCGCCGAGTTTTTCGGTTGTGCCGACAGCATACTGGCTACCTATGGAGGTGCGGCAGAGGGATTTGGGGGTGCGCCGGGGCCTGCTTATGTGGCGCTGGCAAAGGTGTTGGCGGGTGAAGCTGTAGCGCCGGGTACATTGCCCGTGACGCTGTAGGTAGATGCGGGCGCCGCGGTCGCGGCGCCTGGATGAGTCAGCGGTTTACAGCGGTGGGAACTGGGCGAGGACGCGCTGGGCTGCCTCATCAATCTCGCCTGGTTCATCCTCGTGTTTCTTGCCCTTGAGCTTGGACTGAGTTACCGAGCGCCATACACTCTTTTGCAGGTTAGGGTCGATCATATCGATGATAAAC
This window harbors:
- a CDS encoding glycoside hydrolase family 3 protein, which gives rise to MTATANISIEQCVALKLMVDIRLYDSGDGAQPVLNLPAALADGLARLQPGGVIVFRENLASTSQVRELTDELRACISPELLIGIDQEGGRVTRLPRGQCTSFSGNMALAACPEGDRISLARDMAVAQGEELRALGINCNFVPSLDVNSNPANPVIHVRAFSDDPALVAELGAAVTAGIQSVGVAASLKHFPGHGDTSQDSHTGLPRVDRTCAQAQAMDLAPFASVIDTTTPAMVMTAHIQYPALDNSVLLGTDIVRPATLSRTILTDVLRYKLGFAGVVITDAMDMRAISAILTPQAAVLEAFRAGVDIALMPMLLRDAQSLAAMFTLVDDIAAAVRSGELDERELRESAERVLALRHAYPIAPHSAEPAVIGSASHRKLEQRIAASSITLLQGDGVLGPEVGAVHLLLPGDSTARALAAALQAANPDLAISWQSLENFDLDAERRQLAACDAYVVGVSEPAISAVVAGGAEDLPNLPDLQSATVVKALLAGAQDKQRIVAMLYSPYRAAEFFGCADSILATYGGAAEGFGGAPGPAYVALAKVLAGEAVAPGTLPVTL